GTAGCCGCCGCCCTCCCCACGCTCGCCGTAGACCGGCACGCCGGCCGCACCGAGGTCGGCGAGGTCGCGATAGGCGGTACGGACCGACACCTCGAGCTCGTCGGCGAGCTGCTCGGCCGTGGCCGCACCCCGCGTCTGCAGGAACAGCAGGATCCGGATCAATCGGGCCGCGCGCAACATGTGCTGAGGATAGTCCTGCACAACTGACAGGAACTGTCAGGTATTGGCACATAGGTTTACGAGAACGTTCAGCGAGGGGAAACAGGGATGATGGCGACGTACGTGCTCGTGGGCGGTGCATGGATCGGCGCGTGGGCATGGACCGACGTGACCCGGCGCCTGCGGTCCGATGGCCACGACGTCCACCCCGTGACCCTCACCGGGCTCGGCGAGCGGGTGCACCTGAGCGGTCCCGAGATCGACCTCGACACCCACATCACCGACGTCGTCAACGTGATCGACTACGAGGACCTCGACGACGTGGTCATGGTCGGGCACAGCTACGCGGGCATCGTCGTTGAGGGCGTCGCCGACCGACGCGCGGCGCGGATCGCGGCGGTCGTCTACGTCGATACCGCACCGATGGGCGACGGGGTGGCACACATCGACATCTACCCGCCGGACGCGCGTGCGGCGGTGGAGTCGGCGGTCGCCGCCGCAGGCGACGGCTGGCGCCTGCCGTTTCCCGGCATCGAGCAGCTCGGACGGCAGGCCAGCCTGGCCGGGCTCGACGACGACGCGCTGGCGATGCTCGCGACCCGGGCGACACCACAGCCGTACGCCACGTACCGCCAGCCGCTGAAGCTGTCCGGCGACGACGTGCGGTACGACCGCCGTGCGATCGTGTGCAGCGACGGGGGCTTCTCGGTCGCGCAGATCCGCCGCGCCCTGGCGTCGGACGATCCCGGGATGTTCGGGGTGTACGCGGGCCCGGGTTGGGCGTTGGACGAGTTGCACACCGGGCACTGGCCGATGCTGTCGGCACCGGACGCGCTGGCGGACCTGCTGGCGGCGGCCGCCATGTGACGCGGAGGGGAGGGCGCGCGGGCGGAGATGGACCGCGGCTCCGTGCGCCTGGCGTACGCTCCCGTGGGCGAAGGGGGCCGACGTGGAGCGCGACGACGGGGACCGCAGGGCCGGCGCGCTGCGGTTGACGATCATCGCCGTCGTGGCCGTGCTCGCCGGCATCGCCGCCGGAGTCACGTTCGCACCGGGTGCGGTCGCGTCGATCGTCGGCAACGTGCGGGCGGGCTTCCTCGACATCGCCGGGCAGACCGCCGCAGACGCACCCACCGAGCCGACCGCGACGACGCCCCGGTCCACGCCGACCCCATCGGAGACCACCCCACCGGTGCCACGGCACCGGGTGCGGATCGCCACGCGGCCCCGTGGCGCCGACGTCACGATCACCCCGGCCGG
The Euzebyales bacterium genome window above contains:
- a CDS encoding alpha/beta hydrolase, which codes for MMATYVLVGGAWIGAWAWTDVTRRLRSDGHDVHPVTLTGLGERVHLSGPEIDLDTHITDVVNVIDYEDLDDVVMVGHSYAGIVVEGVADRRAARIAAVVYVDTAPMGDGVAHIDIYPPDARAAVESAVAAAGDGWRLPFPGIEQLGRQASLAGLDDDALAMLATRATPQPYATYRQPLKLSGDDVRYDRRAIVCSDGGFSVAQIRRALASDDPGMFGVYAGPGWALDELHTGHWPMLSAPDALADLLAAAAM